A section of the Camelus dromedarius isolate mCamDro1 chromosome 14, mCamDro1.pat, whole genome shotgun sequence genome encodes:
- the MAP7D1 gene encoding MAP7 domain-containing protein 1 isoform X11 — protein MESGSLSEPGAGAPPAVAARTPPEPRPSPEGDPFPPPPPLPMSALVPDTPPDTPPAMKNATSPKQLPLEPESPPELVGPRPASQQEESPFSEVKIRGPTPPATGPRDARPPRRSSQPSPTAVPASDSPPTKQDVKKAGERHKLAKERREERAKYLAAKKAVWLEKEEKAKALREKQLQERRRRLEEQRLKAEQRRAALEERQRQKLEKNKERYEAAIQRSVKKTWAEIRQQRWSWAGALHHSSPGRKTSGSRCSVSAVNLPKHVDSIINKRLSKSSATLWNSPSRNRSLQLSAWESSIVDRLMTPTLSFLARSRSAVTLPRNGRDQAVPVCPRSASASPLTPCSAPRSGHRCGPAGERGERRERRKASAGGSPAPARLRPEASPVQKKEKKDKERENEKEKNALARERSLKKRQSLPASLRPRVSAGNAELSPKSKARPSSPSTSWHRPASPCLSPGPGHALPPKPPSPRGTTASPKGRVRRKDEAKESPNVAGPEDKNQSKGKASDEKEPAAPASPAPSPVPSPTPAQPQKEQPTAEIPAAPAPPVTPSKPMAGTTDREEATRLLAEKRRQAREQREREEQERRLQAERDKRMREEQLAREAEARAEREAEARRREEQEAREKAQAEQEEQERLQKQKEEAEARSREEAERQRLEREKHFQREEQERQERKKRLEEIMKRTRKSEAAETKKQDRKEAKANSSSPVIDPAKAVEARPSGLQKEAVQKEELAPQEPQWSLPNKESPGSLVNGLQPLPAHQENGFSPKGPSGDKSLGRTPEALLPFAEAEAFLKKAVVQPPQVTEVL, from the exons ATGGAGAGCGGCTCACTTTCGGAGCCGGGTGCCGGCGCACCCCCAG CTGTGGCAGCCAGGACCCCTCCAGAGCCAAGACCTTCTCCAGAAGGTGACCCCTTCCCGCCACCGCCACCACTACCGATGTCAGCCCTGGTGCCCGACACTCCCCCAGACACCCCTCCTGCCATGAAGAATGCCACTAGCCCTAAGCAGCTCCCACTGGAACCAGAGAGCCCCCCAGAGCTGGTAGGGCCCAGGCCAGCCTCCCAGCAGGAGGAGTCCCCTTTCTCAGAAGTGAAGATCAGGGGACCCACCCCTCCAGCCACAGGCCCACGGGATGCCAGGCCTCCTCGGAGGAGCAGTCAGCCATCCCCAACAGCAGTGCCAGCCTCCGACAGCCCTCCCACCAAGCAAG ATGtaaagaaggcaggagagagacaCAAGCTGGCAAAGGAGCGGCGGGAAGAGCGGGCCAAGTACTTGG CGGCCAAGAAGGCAGTGTggctggagaaggaggagaaggccaAGGCGCTGCGGGAGAAGCAGCTCCAGGAGCGCCGGCGGCGGCTGGAGGAGCAGCGGCTCAAAGCCGAGCAACGCCGGGCAGCCCTGGAGGAGCGGCAGCGGCAGAAGCTCGAGAAAAACAAG GAGCGCTACGAAGCAGCCATCCAGCGGTCAGTAAAGAAGACATGGGCTGAAATCCGGCAGCAGCGCTGGTCCTGGGCAGGGGCCCTGCACCACAGCTCCCCAGGACGTAAGACCA GTGGGAGCAGGTGCTCCGTGTCGGCAGTAAACCTGCCCAAACACGTGGACTCTATAATCAACAAGCGGCTCTCAAAGTCCTCTGCCACGCTCTGGAACTCCCCCAGTAGAA ATCGCAGCCTGCAGCTGAGCGCATGGGAGAGCAGCATCGTGGACCGTCTGATGACGcccaccctctccttcctggCGCGGAGTCGCAGTGCGGTCACCCTGCCCCGAAACGGCCGGGACCAGG CCGTGCCGGTGTGCCCGCGCTCGGCCTCCGCCAGCCCCCTGACCCCGTGCAGCGCCCCCCGAAGCGGGCACCGCTGCGGCCCCGCCGGGGAGCGCGGGGAGCGCCGGGAGCGCCGAAAGGCCAGCGCCGGGGGtagccccgccccggcccgcctTCGGCCCGAGGCCTCGCCG GtgcagaaaaaggagaagaaggacAAGGAACgggaaaatgagaaggaaaagaatgcCCTGGCCCGGGAGCGCAGCCTCAAGAAGCGCCAGTCGCTGCCTGCCTCGCTACGCCCACGCGTCTCCGCGGGCAACGCTGAGCTCAG tCCCAAATCCAAGGCCCGGCCATCCTCTCCCTCTACATCCTGGCACaggcctgcctctccctgcctcagCCCAGGACCAGGTCATGCTCTGCCCCCCAAACCACCGTCCCCCCGAGGCACCACTGCATCACCGAAGGGGCGGGTTCGGAGGAAGGATGAGGCAAAGGAGAGCCCTAATGTGGCGGGGCCTGAGGACAAGAACCAGAGCAAGGGCAAAGCCAGCGATGAGAAggagcctgcagccccagcctcaccagcaccctcccctgtgccctcacccaccccagcccagccccagaagGAGCAGCCCACAGCAGAGATCCCTGCAG cccccgctCCCCCGGTGACCCCTAGCAAACCCATGGCTGGCACCACAGACCGTGAAGAGGCCACTCGACTCCTGGCTGAGAAGCGGCGCCAGGCCCGGGAGCAGCGGGAGCGCGAGGAACAGGAGCGGAGGCTGCAGGCAGAAAGGGACAA GCGAATGCGAGAAGAACAGCTGGCTCGGGAGGCTGAGGCCCGGGCCGAGCGGGAGGCGGAGGCCCGGAGGCGGGAGGAGCAGGAGGCCCGAGAGAAGGCGCAGgcggagcaggaggagcaggagcggTTGCAGAAGCAG AAAGAGGAGGCCGAAGCTCGGTCCCGAGAAGAAGCGGAGCGGCAGCGTCTGGAGCGGGAAAAGCACttccagagggaggagcaggaacGGCAAGAGCGCAAAAAG CGCCTGGAGGAGATCATGAAGAGGACTCGGAAGTCAGAAGCTGCTGAAACCAAG AAGCAGGACAGAAAGGAGGCAAAGGCCAACAGTTCCAGCCCAG TGATAGACCCTGCAAAAGCTGTGGAGGCTCGGCCCTCAGGGCTGCAGAAGGAGGCTGTGCAGAAAGAGGAGCTGGCCCCCCAGGAGCCTcagtggag TTTGCCAAACAAGGAGTCACCCGGGTCCCTGGTGAATGGCCTGCAGCCTCTTCCAGCACACCAGGAGAATGGCTTTTCCCCAAAGGGACCCTCTGGGGACAAGAGTCTGGGCCGAACACCAGAGGCGCTCCTGCCCTTTGCAGAAGCTGAAGCCTTCCTCAAGAAAGCTGTGGTGCAGCCCCCGCAGGTCACAG AAGTCCTTTAA
- the MAP7D1 gene encoding MAP7 domain-containing protein 1 isoform X9 produces MESGSLSEPGAGAPPAVAARTPPEPRPSPEGDPFPPPPPLPMSALVPDTPPDTPPAMKNATSPKQLPLEPESPPELVGPRPASQQEESPFSEVKIRGPTPPATGPRDARPPRRSSQPSPTAVPASDSPPTKQDVKKAGERHKLAKERREERAKYLAAKKAVWLEKEEKAKALREKQLQERRRRLEEQRLKAEQRRAALEERQRQKLEKNKERYEAAIQRSVKKTWAEIRQQRWSWAGALHHSSPGHRSLQLSAWESSIVDRLMTPTLSFLARSRSAVTLPRNGRDQGRGGGPGRALTRGGAGASLASGPRPDRPHPSAAVPVCPRSASASPLTPCSAPRSGHRCGPAGERGERRERRKASAGGSPAPARLRPEASPVQKKEKKDKERENEKEKNALARERSLKKRQSLPASLRPRVSAGNAELSPKSKARPSSPSTSWHRPASPCLSPGPGHALPPKPPSPRGTTASPKGRVRRKDEAKESPNVAGPEDKNQSKGKASDEKEPAAPASPAPSPVPSPTPAQPQKEQPTAEIPADTAVLTSPPAPAPPVTPSKPMAGTTDREEATRLLAEKRRQAREQREREEQERRLQAERDKRMREEQLAREAEARAEREAEARRREEQEAREKAQAEQEEQERLQKQKEEAEARSREEAERQRLEREKHFQREEQERQERKKRLEEIMKRTRKSEAAETKKQDRKEAKANSSSPVIDPAKAVEARPSGLQKEAVQKEELAPQEPQWSLPNKESPGSLVNGLQPLPAHQENGFSPKGPSGDKSLGRTPEALLPFAEAEAFLKKAVVQPPQVTEVL; encoded by the exons ATGGAGAGCGGCTCACTTTCGGAGCCGGGTGCCGGCGCACCCCCAG CTGTGGCAGCCAGGACCCCTCCAGAGCCAAGACCTTCTCCAGAAGGTGACCCCTTCCCGCCACCGCCACCACTACCGATGTCAGCCCTGGTGCCCGACACTCCCCCAGACACCCCTCCTGCCATGAAGAATGCCACTAGCCCTAAGCAGCTCCCACTGGAACCAGAGAGCCCCCCAGAGCTGGTAGGGCCCAGGCCAGCCTCCCAGCAGGAGGAGTCCCCTTTCTCAGAAGTGAAGATCAGGGGACCCACCCCTCCAGCCACAGGCCCACGGGATGCCAGGCCTCCTCGGAGGAGCAGTCAGCCATCCCCAACAGCAGTGCCAGCCTCCGACAGCCCTCCCACCAAGCAAG ATGtaaagaaggcaggagagagacaCAAGCTGGCAAAGGAGCGGCGGGAAGAGCGGGCCAAGTACTTGG CGGCCAAGAAGGCAGTGTggctggagaaggaggagaaggccaAGGCGCTGCGGGAGAAGCAGCTCCAGGAGCGCCGGCGGCGGCTGGAGGAGCAGCGGCTCAAAGCCGAGCAACGCCGGGCAGCCCTGGAGGAGCGGCAGCGGCAGAAGCTCGAGAAAAACAAG GAGCGCTACGAAGCAGCCATCCAGCGGTCAGTAAAGAAGACATGGGCTGAAATCCGGCAGCAGCGCTGGTCCTGGGCAGGGGCCCTGCACCACAGCTCCCCAGGAC ATCGCAGCCTGCAGCTGAGCGCATGGGAGAGCAGCATCGTGGACCGTCTGATGACGcccaccctctccttcctggCGCGGAGTCGCAGTGCGGTCACCCTGCCCCGAAACGGCCGGGACCAGGGTAGGGGCGGCGGCCCTGGGAGAGCCCTCAcgaggggcggggcaggggccaGCCTCGCGAGTGGGCCGCGCCCCGACCGCCCTCATCCCTCCGCAGCCGTGCCGGTGTGCCCGCGCTCGGCCTCCGCCAGCCCCCTGACCCCGTGCAGCGCCCCCCGAAGCGGGCACCGCTGCGGCCCCGCCGGGGAGCGCGGGGAGCGCCGGGAGCGCCGAAAGGCCAGCGCCGGGGGtagccccgccccggcccgcctTCGGCCCGAGGCCTCGCCG GtgcagaaaaaggagaagaaggacAAGGAACgggaaaatgagaaggaaaagaatgcCCTGGCCCGGGAGCGCAGCCTCAAGAAGCGCCAGTCGCTGCCTGCCTCGCTACGCCCACGCGTCTCCGCGGGCAACGCTGAGCTCAG tCCCAAATCCAAGGCCCGGCCATCCTCTCCCTCTACATCCTGGCACaggcctgcctctccctgcctcagCCCAGGACCAGGTCATGCTCTGCCCCCCAAACCACCGTCCCCCCGAGGCACCACTGCATCACCGAAGGGGCGGGTTCGGAGGAAGGATGAGGCAAAGGAGAGCCCTAATGTGGCGGGGCCTGAGGACAAGAACCAGAGCAAGGGCAAAGCCAGCGATGAGAAggagcctgcagccccagcctcaccagcaccctcccctgtgccctcacccaccccagcccagccccagaagGAGCAGCCCACAGCAGAGATCCCTGCAG ATACTGCTGTCTTgacctcacccccagcccccgctCCCCCGGTGACCCCTAGCAAACCCATGGCTGGCACCACAGACCGTGAAGAGGCCACTCGACTCCTGGCTGAGAAGCGGCGCCAGGCCCGGGAGCAGCGGGAGCGCGAGGAACAGGAGCGGAGGCTGCAGGCAGAAAGGGACAA GCGAATGCGAGAAGAACAGCTGGCTCGGGAGGCTGAGGCCCGGGCCGAGCGGGAGGCGGAGGCCCGGAGGCGGGAGGAGCAGGAGGCCCGAGAGAAGGCGCAGgcggagcaggaggagcaggagcggTTGCAGAAGCAG AAAGAGGAGGCCGAAGCTCGGTCCCGAGAAGAAGCGGAGCGGCAGCGTCTGGAGCGGGAAAAGCACttccagagggaggagcaggaacGGCAAGAGCGCAAAAAG CGCCTGGAGGAGATCATGAAGAGGACTCGGAAGTCAGAAGCTGCTGAAACCAAG AAGCAGGACAGAAAGGAGGCAAAGGCCAACAGTTCCAGCCCAG TGATAGACCCTGCAAAAGCTGTGGAGGCTCGGCCCTCAGGGCTGCAGAAGGAGGCTGTGCAGAAAGAGGAGCTGGCCCCCCAGGAGCCTcagtggag TTTGCCAAACAAGGAGTCACCCGGGTCCCTGGTGAATGGCCTGCAGCCTCTTCCAGCACACCAGGAGAATGGCTTTTCCCCAAAGGGACCCTCTGGGGACAAGAGTCTGGGCCGAACACCAGAGGCGCTCCTGCCCTTTGCAGAAGCTGAAGCCTTCCTCAAGAAAGCTGTGGTGCAGCCCCCGCAGGTCACAG AAGTCCTTTAA
- the MAP7D1 gene encoding MAP7 domain-containing protein 1 isoform X13, with the protein MESGSLSEPGAGAPPAVAARTPPEPRPSPEGDPFPPPPPLPMSALVPDTPPDTPPAMKNATSPKQLPLEPESPPELVGPRPASQQEESPFSEVKIRGPTPPATGPRDARPPRRSSQPSPTAVPASDSPPTKQDVKKAGERHKLAKERREERAKYLAAKKAVWLEKEEKAKALREKQLQERRRRLEEQRLKAEQRRAALEERQRQKLEKNKERYEAAIQRSVKKTWAEIRQQRWSWAGALHHSSPGHRSLQLSAWESSIVDRLMTPTLSFLARSRSAVTLPRNGRDQAVPVCPRSASASPLTPCSAPRSGHRCGPAGERGERRERRKASAGGSPAPARLRPEASPVQKKEKKDKERENEKEKNALARERSLKKRQSLPASLRPRVSAGNAELSPKSKARPSSPSTSWHRPASPCLSPGPGHALPPKPPSPRGTTASPKGRVRRKDEAKESPNVAGPEDKNQSKGKASDEKEPAAPASPAPSPVPSPTPAQPQKEQPTAEIPADTAVLTSPPAPAPPVTPSKPMAGTTDREEATRLLAEKRRQAREQREREEQERRLQAERDKRMREEQLAREAEARAEREAEARRREEQEAREKAQAEQEEQERLQKQKEEAEARSREEAERQRLEREKHFQREEQERQERKKRLEEIMKRTRKSEAAETKKQDRKEAKANSSSPVIDPAKAVEARPSGLQKEAVQKEELAPQEPQWSLPNKESPGSLVNGLQPLPAHQENGFSPKGPSGDKSLGRTPEALLPFAEAEAFLKKAVVQPPQVTEVL; encoded by the exons ATGGAGAGCGGCTCACTTTCGGAGCCGGGTGCCGGCGCACCCCCAG CTGTGGCAGCCAGGACCCCTCCAGAGCCAAGACCTTCTCCAGAAGGTGACCCCTTCCCGCCACCGCCACCACTACCGATGTCAGCCCTGGTGCCCGACACTCCCCCAGACACCCCTCCTGCCATGAAGAATGCCACTAGCCCTAAGCAGCTCCCACTGGAACCAGAGAGCCCCCCAGAGCTGGTAGGGCCCAGGCCAGCCTCCCAGCAGGAGGAGTCCCCTTTCTCAGAAGTGAAGATCAGGGGACCCACCCCTCCAGCCACAGGCCCACGGGATGCCAGGCCTCCTCGGAGGAGCAGTCAGCCATCCCCAACAGCAGTGCCAGCCTCCGACAGCCCTCCCACCAAGCAAG ATGtaaagaaggcaggagagagacaCAAGCTGGCAAAGGAGCGGCGGGAAGAGCGGGCCAAGTACTTGG CGGCCAAGAAGGCAGTGTggctggagaaggaggagaaggccaAGGCGCTGCGGGAGAAGCAGCTCCAGGAGCGCCGGCGGCGGCTGGAGGAGCAGCGGCTCAAAGCCGAGCAACGCCGGGCAGCCCTGGAGGAGCGGCAGCGGCAGAAGCTCGAGAAAAACAAG GAGCGCTACGAAGCAGCCATCCAGCGGTCAGTAAAGAAGACATGGGCTGAAATCCGGCAGCAGCGCTGGTCCTGGGCAGGGGCCCTGCACCACAGCTCCCCAGGAC ATCGCAGCCTGCAGCTGAGCGCATGGGAGAGCAGCATCGTGGACCGTCTGATGACGcccaccctctccttcctggCGCGGAGTCGCAGTGCGGTCACCCTGCCCCGAAACGGCCGGGACCAGG CCGTGCCGGTGTGCCCGCGCTCGGCCTCCGCCAGCCCCCTGACCCCGTGCAGCGCCCCCCGAAGCGGGCACCGCTGCGGCCCCGCCGGGGAGCGCGGGGAGCGCCGGGAGCGCCGAAAGGCCAGCGCCGGGGGtagccccgccccggcccgcctTCGGCCCGAGGCCTCGCCG GtgcagaaaaaggagaagaaggacAAGGAACgggaaaatgagaaggaaaagaatgcCCTGGCCCGGGAGCGCAGCCTCAAGAAGCGCCAGTCGCTGCCTGCCTCGCTACGCCCACGCGTCTCCGCGGGCAACGCTGAGCTCAG tCCCAAATCCAAGGCCCGGCCATCCTCTCCCTCTACATCCTGGCACaggcctgcctctccctgcctcagCCCAGGACCAGGTCATGCTCTGCCCCCCAAACCACCGTCCCCCCGAGGCACCACTGCATCACCGAAGGGGCGGGTTCGGAGGAAGGATGAGGCAAAGGAGAGCCCTAATGTGGCGGGGCCTGAGGACAAGAACCAGAGCAAGGGCAAAGCCAGCGATGAGAAggagcctgcagccccagcctcaccagcaccctcccctgtgccctcacccaccccagcccagccccagaagGAGCAGCCCACAGCAGAGATCCCTGCAG ATACTGCTGTCTTgacctcacccccagcccccgctCCCCCGGTGACCCCTAGCAAACCCATGGCTGGCACCACAGACCGTGAAGAGGCCACTCGACTCCTGGCTGAGAAGCGGCGCCAGGCCCGGGAGCAGCGGGAGCGCGAGGAACAGGAGCGGAGGCTGCAGGCAGAAAGGGACAA GCGAATGCGAGAAGAACAGCTGGCTCGGGAGGCTGAGGCCCGGGCCGAGCGGGAGGCGGAGGCCCGGAGGCGGGAGGAGCAGGAGGCCCGAGAGAAGGCGCAGgcggagcaggaggagcaggagcggTTGCAGAAGCAG AAAGAGGAGGCCGAAGCTCGGTCCCGAGAAGAAGCGGAGCGGCAGCGTCTGGAGCGGGAAAAGCACttccagagggaggagcaggaacGGCAAGAGCGCAAAAAG CGCCTGGAGGAGATCATGAAGAGGACTCGGAAGTCAGAAGCTGCTGAAACCAAG AAGCAGGACAGAAAGGAGGCAAAGGCCAACAGTTCCAGCCCAG TGATAGACCCTGCAAAAGCTGTGGAGGCTCGGCCCTCAGGGCTGCAGAAGGAGGCTGTGCAGAAAGAGGAGCTGGCCCCCCAGGAGCCTcagtggag TTTGCCAAACAAGGAGTCACCCGGGTCCCTGGTGAATGGCCTGCAGCCTCTTCCAGCACACCAGGAGAATGGCTTTTCCCCAAAGGGACCCTCTGGGGACAAGAGTCTGGGCCGAACACCAGAGGCGCTCCTGCCCTTTGCAGAAGCTGAAGCCTTCCTCAAGAAAGCTGTGGTGCAGCCCCCGCAGGTCACAG AAGTCCTTTAA
- the MAP7D1 gene encoding MAP7 domain-containing protein 1 isoform X3 has translation MESGSLSEPGAGAPPAVAARTPPEPRPSPEGDPFPPPPPLPMSALVPDTPPDTPPAMKNATSPKQLPLEPESPPELVGPRPASQQEESPFSEVKIRGPTPPATGPRDARPPRRSSQPSPTAVPASDSPPTKQDVKKAGERHKLAKERREERAKYLAAKKAVWLEKEEKAKALREKQLQERRRRLEEQRLKAEQRRAALEERQRQKLEKNKERYEAAIQRSVKKTWAEIRQQRWSWAGALHHSSPGRGSRCSVSAVNLPKHVDSIINKRLSKSSATLWNSPSRNRSLQLSAWESSIVDRLMTPTLSFLARSRSAVTLPRNGRDQGRGGGPGRALTRGGAGASLASGPRPDRPHPSAAVPVCPRSASASPLTPCSAPRSGHRCGPAGERGERRERRKASAGGSPAPARLRPEASPVQKKEKKDKERENEKEKNALARERSLKKRQSLPASLRPRVSAGNAELSPKSKARPSSPSTSWHRPASPCLSPGPGHALPPKPPSPRGTTASPKGRVRRKDEAKESPNVAGPEDKNQSKGKASDEKEPAAPASPAPSPVPSPTPAQPQKEQPTAEIPADTAVLTSPPAPAPPVTPSKPMAGTTDREEATRLLAEKRRQAREQREREEQERRLQAERDKRMREEQLAREAEARAEREAEARRREEQEAREKAQAEQEEQERLQKQKEEAEARSREEAERQRLEREKHFQREEQERQERKKRLEEIMKRTRKSEAAETKKQDRKEAKANSSSPVIDPAKAVEARPSGLQKEAVQKEELAPQEPQWSLPNKESPGSLVNGLQPLPAHQENGFSPKGPSGDKSLGRTPEALLPFAEAEAFLKKAVVQPPQVTEVL, from the exons ATGGAGAGCGGCTCACTTTCGGAGCCGGGTGCCGGCGCACCCCCAG CTGTGGCAGCCAGGACCCCTCCAGAGCCAAGACCTTCTCCAGAAGGTGACCCCTTCCCGCCACCGCCACCACTACCGATGTCAGCCCTGGTGCCCGACACTCCCCCAGACACCCCTCCTGCCATGAAGAATGCCACTAGCCCTAAGCAGCTCCCACTGGAACCAGAGAGCCCCCCAGAGCTGGTAGGGCCCAGGCCAGCCTCCCAGCAGGAGGAGTCCCCTTTCTCAGAAGTGAAGATCAGGGGACCCACCCCTCCAGCCACAGGCCCACGGGATGCCAGGCCTCCTCGGAGGAGCAGTCAGCCATCCCCAACAGCAGTGCCAGCCTCCGACAGCCCTCCCACCAAGCAAG ATGtaaagaaggcaggagagagacaCAAGCTGGCAAAGGAGCGGCGGGAAGAGCGGGCCAAGTACTTGG CGGCCAAGAAGGCAGTGTggctggagaaggaggagaaggccaAGGCGCTGCGGGAGAAGCAGCTCCAGGAGCGCCGGCGGCGGCTGGAGGAGCAGCGGCTCAAAGCCGAGCAACGCCGGGCAGCCCTGGAGGAGCGGCAGCGGCAGAAGCTCGAGAAAAACAAG GAGCGCTACGAAGCAGCCATCCAGCGGTCAGTAAAGAAGACATGGGCTGAAATCCGGCAGCAGCGCTGGTCCTGGGCAGGGGCCCTGCACCACAGCTCCCCAGGAC GTGGGAGCAGGTGCTCCGTGTCGGCAGTAAACCTGCCCAAACACGTGGACTCTATAATCAACAAGCGGCTCTCAAAGTCCTCTGCCACGCTCTGGAACTCCCCCAGTAGAA ATCGCAGCCTGCAGCTGAGCGCATGGGAGAGCAGCATCGTGGACCGTCTGATGACGcccaccctctccttcctggCGCGGAGTCGCAGTGCGGTCACCCTGCCCCGAAACGGCCGGGACCAGGGTAGGGGCGGCGGCCCTGGGAGAGCCCTCAcgaggggcggggcaggggccaGCCTCGCGAGTGGGCCGCGCCCCGACCGCCCTCATCCCTCCGCAGCCGTGCCGGTGTGCCCGCGCTCGGCCTCCGCCAGCCCCCTGACCCCGTGCAGCGCCCCCCGAAGCGGGCACCGCTGCGGCCCCGCCGGGGAGCGCGGGGAGCGCCGGGAGCGCCGAAAGGCCAGCGCCGGGGGtagccccgccccggcccgcctTCGGCCCGAGGCCTCGCCG GtgcagaaaaaggagaagaaggacAAGGAACgggaaaatgagaaggaaaagaatgcCCTGGCCCGGGAGCGCAGCCTCAAGAAGCGCCAGTCGCTGCCTGCCTCGCTACGCCCACGCGTCTCCGCGGGCAACGCTGAGCTCAG tCCCAAATCCAAGGCCCGGCCATCCTCTCCCTCTACATCCTGGCACaggcctgcctctccctgcctcagCCCAGGACCAGGTCATGCTCTGCCCCCCAAACCACCGTCCCCCCGAGGCACCACTGCATCACCGAAGGGGCGGGTTCGGAGGAAGGATGAGGCAAAGGAGAGCCCTAATGTGGCGGGGCCTGAGGACAAGAACCAGAGCAAGGGCAAAGCCAGCGATGAGAAggagcctgcagccccagcctcaccagcaccctcccctgtgccctcacccaccccagcccagccccagaagGAGCAGCCCACAGCAGAGATCCCTGCAG ATACTGCTGTCTTgacctcacccccagcccccgctCCCCCGGTGACCCCTAGCAAACCCATGGCTGGCACCACAGACCGTGAAGAGGCCACTCGACTCCTGGCTGAGAAGCGGCGCCAGGCCCGGGAGCAGCGGGAGCGCGAGGAACAGGAGCGGAGGCTGCAGGCAGAAAGGGACAA GCGAATGCGAGAAGAACAGCTGGCTCGGGAGGCTGAGGCCCGGGCCGAGCGGGAGGCGGAGGCCCGGAGGCGGGAGGAGCAGGAGGCCCGAGAGAAGGCGCAGgcggagcaggaggagcaggagcggTTGCAGAAGCAG AAAGAGGAGGCCGAAGCTCGGTCCCGAGAAGAAGCGGAGCGGCAGCGTCTGGAGCGGGAAAAGCACttccagagggaggagcaggaacGGCAAGAGCGCAAAAAG CGCCTGGAGGAGATCATGAAGAGGACTCGGAAGTCAGAAGCTGCTGAAACCAAG AAGCAGGACAGAAAGGAGGCAAAGGCCAACAGTTCCAGCCCAG TGATAGACCCTGCAAAAGCTGTGGAGGCTCGGCCCTCAGGGCTGCAGAAGGAGGCTGTGCAGAAAGAGGAGCTGGCCCCCCAGGAGCCTcagtggag TTTGCCAAACAAGGAGTCACCCGGGTCCCTGGTGAATGGCCTGCAGCCTCTTCCAGCACACCAGGAGAATGGCTTTTCCCCAAAGGGACCCTCTGGGGACAAGAGTCTGGGCCGAACACCAGAGGCGCTCCTGCCCTTTGCAGAAGCTGAAGCCTTCCTCAAGAAAGCTGTGGTGCAGCCCCCGCAGGTCACAG AAGTCCTTTAA